The following are encoded together in the Glycine max cultivar Williams 82 chromosome 8, Glycine_max_v4.0, whole genome shotgun sequence genome:
- the LOC100783754 gene encoding derlin-1, whose protein sequence is MSSPAEFYHSLPPITKAYGTVCLLATATYHLGLYHPAYIALFYDKVFYGFQVWRLFTNLFFLGPFSINFGIRLLMIVRYGVQLEKGPFDRRTADFLWMMIFGAFALLVLSAIPIFWSPFLAVPLVFMLLYVWSREFPNAQINIYGLVALKAFYLPWAMLALDVIFGSPLIPDLLGIIAGHLYYFFTVLHPLAGGKNILKTPMWVHKLIARWRIGVQPISRGPAANNPQQERGSGVAFRGRSYRLGG, encoded by the exons ATGTCTTCTCCCGCGGA GTTTTATCACTCTCTTCCGCCAATAACGAAGGCATATGGCACCGTTTGCCTGTTGGCTACCGCAACTTACCATCTTGGATTATATCATCCAGCTTACATTGCACTATTCTACGATAAAGTGTTCTACGGTTTTCAG GTTTGGAGGTTGTTCACAAACTTATTTTTCCTTGGACCATTCTCTATCAATTTTGGGATCCGTCTCCTAATGAT AGTAAGGTATGGTGTCCAACTTGAGAAAGGACCATTTGATCGACGGACTGCTGATTTCTTGTGGATGATGATATTTGGTGCCTTTGCACTATTG GTTTTGTCTGCTATCCCCATATTTTGGTCCCCATTTTTGGCAGTACCACTTGTTTTTATGCTCCTTTATGTTTGGAGTAGAGAATTTCCAAATGCCCAAATCAACATATACGGGCTTGTTGCACTTAAG GCCTTCTATCTTCCATGGGCGATGCTGGCTTTGGATGTCATTTTTGGATCGCCTCTTATACCTGACCTCTTAGGTATCATTGCAGGACATCTGTACTACTTCTTTACAGTGTTGCATCCACTAGCAGGTGGAAAGAACATTTTGAAGACTCCAATGTGGGT ACATAAATTAATTGCAAGATGGAGAATTGGAGTGCAACCAATTAGCCGTGGGCCGGCTGCTAATAACCCTCAGCAAGAGAGGGGTTCGGGAGTTGCTTTCAGGGGAAGATCCTATCGACTTGGTGGATAG
- the LOC100799819 gene encoding profilin, with protein MSWQTYVDDHLMCDIDGTGHHLSDAAIIGHDGSVWAQSSSFPQIKSQEITDIMKDFDEPGYLAPTGLHLAGTKYMVIQGESGAVIRGKKGSGGITIKKTGQALVFGIYEEPVTPGQCNMVVERLGDYLIEQGL; from the exons ATGTCGTGGCAAACTTATGTTGATGATCATTTGATGTGTGATATTGATGGCACAGGCCACCATCTCTCCGATGCTGCCATCATCGGCCATGATGGCTCTGTTTGGGCTCAAAGCTCTTCTTTTCCTCAG ATTAAATCTCAAGAAATCACTGATATCATGAAAGATTTCGATGAACCGGGTTATCTTGCTCCTACAGGTTTGCACCTTGCAGGAACCAAATACATGGTCATCCAAGGAGAGTCAGGAGCTGTCATTCGTGGAAAGAAG GGATCTGGAGGCATCACCATAAAGAAAACTGGTCAAGCTTTAGTTTTTGGTATTTATGAGGAACCTGTGACTCCTGGACAATGCAACATGGTTGTTGAGAGGTTGGGAGATTACCTCATTGAACAAGGTCTTTAG